A stretch of the Chloroflexota bacterium genome encodes the following:
- a CDS encoding DUF1295 domain-containing protein, which translates to MLERLGIEHLFALTGTEALLGFLTPLALFVVFFLAQLILPGRRVPGYVTDPATGEPRGYKLSGLLVFALALVVWRFELTGMPRDWFYRSAPYAVAGGSVVALILAIIAVFSQPRGEVKNPIAAFWLGRAQELSFFNNRFDVKMYLYVVGGTMLALNALSAAAYHYARFGADSNPGVFLFAAFMTFYIADYFVFERVQLYTYDLIHEKLGFKLIWGALMVWGWLYVLPIWGMAALPRPEISSPWTYVLLGGTAALLWIGWSISRGASLQKYTFKRWPDRKFLGLIEPEYIAAGDRKILCNGLWGPARHFNYMGEVLIALAVALLFGHIANPWAWVYFVYMTTYIITHQRDDEKECVEKYGAEKWAEYQAKVKYRVFPGIY; encoded by the coding sequence ATGCTTGAACGGCTTGGCATCGAGCACCTTTTCGCGCTTACCGGCACGGAAGCGCTGCTGGGCTTTCTCACCCCCTTGGCGCTCTTCGTCGTGTTCTTCCTGGCGCAGCTCATCCTGCCGGGCAGGCGGGTACCCGGCTACGTCACCGATCCGGCGACCGGCGAACCCCGCGGCTACAAGCTGAGCGGCCTTCTGGTGTTTGCCCTCGCGCTGGTCGTGTGGAGGTTCGAACTCACCGGCATGCCCCGGGATTGGTTCTACCGATCGGCGCCCTACGCGGTGGCCGGCGGCTCAGTGGTTGCGTTGATTCTGGCAATCATCGCGGTGTTCAGCCAGCCGCGTGGCGAGGTAAAGAATCCCATCGCGGCCTTCTGGCTGGGGCGGGCGCAGGAGCTGTCGTTCTTCAACAACCGCTTCGACGTGAAGATGTACCTCTACGTCGTCGGCGGGACGATGCTGGCGCTCAACGCGCTCTCCGCCGCCGCGTATCACTACGCCCGCTTTGGCGCGGACTCCAACCCGGGCGTTTTTCTCTTTGCGGCGTTCATGACGTTCTATATCGCGGACTACTTCGTCTTCGAGCGCGTCCAGCTCTATACATACGACTTGATCCACGAGAAACTGGGCTTCAAGCTGATCTGGGGCGCTCTCATGGTCTGGGGATGGCTGTACGTTCTGCCAATCTGGGGTATGGCGGCACTGCCGCGCCCGGAAATCTCGTCGCCGTGGACGTACGTCTTGCTCGGCGGCACGGCTGCGCTGCTCTGGATCGGCTGGAGCATCTCGCGCGGCGCAAGCCTGCAGAAGTACACATTCAAGCGCTGGCCGGACCGCAAATTCCTGGGGCTCATCGAACCTGAATACATCGCGGCCGGCGACCGCAAGATCCTGTGCAACGGACTCTGGGGCCCGGCGCGGCACTTCAACTACATGGGCGAGGTGCTCATCGCCCTGGCCGTTGCCCTGCTCTTCGGCCACATCGCGAACCCCTGGGCGTGGGTATACTTCGTCTACATGACAACGTACATAATCACGCACCAACGTGACGACGAAAAGGAATGCGTCGAGAAGTACGGCGCGGAAAAGTGGGCGGAGTACCAGGCAAAGGTGAAGTACCGGGTCTTTCCCGGCATCTACTAG
- a CDS encoding DUF1295 domain-containing protein — MIEWLGIEHLVELSGQEALLGFLTPLAILVLFFLVQLILPGRWVTGYVTDRETGEPRKYKLNGLLVFVIALVVWALELTGMPRDWFYRSALYAVAGGTVVVTILALIAVFSRPRGESESPLVAFWLGRTQEMSFFKNRIDVKMYFYVVGGTMLSLNALSGAAYNYARFGADFNPGVFLFAAFVTYYVVDYFIFERVQLYTYDIIHEKLGFKIFWGGIMVYGWLYILPLWGIAALPHPGFSTTGTIVWLIASVALFFLGWTITRGANLQKYTFKRWPDRKFLGIIEPTYIEAGDRKILTSGFWRPARHFNYLGEGILSFSYGLAFGYFTNPWAWTYFVFIVTIFTLRQREDEEACEAKYGPEKWAEYQERVKYRIIPGIY; from the coding sequence ATGATTGAATGGCTTGGTATCGAACATCTCGTCGAGCTATCCGGGCAGGAAGCGCTCCTGGGGTTTCTCACCCCGCTGGCGATCCTCGTCCTGTTTTTCCTGGTGCAGCTCATTCTGCCGGGCAGGTGGGTGACCGGCTACGTCACCGATCGGGAGACCGGTGAACCTCGCAAGTACAAGCTAAACGGACTGCTGGTGTTTGTCATCGCGCTGGTCGTGTGGGCGCTAGAGCTCACCGGCATGCCGCGCGACTGGTTCTACCGGTCGGCGCTCTACGCGGTGGCTGGCGGCACGGTGGTTGTCACTATTCTCGCGCTCATTGCGGTGTTTAGCCGGCCCCGGGGCGAAAGTGAGAGTCCCCTGGTGGCCTTTTGGCTGGGACGGACCCAGGAGATGTCGTTCTTCAAGAACCGCATTGACGTTAAGATGTACTTCTACGTGGTCGGCGGCACAATGCTCTCACTCAACGCGCTCTCCGGCGCTGCATATAATTACGCTCGCTTTGGCGCTGACTTCAATCCGGGCGTCTTTCTCTTTGCGGCGTTCGTGACGTACTACGTCGTGGACTACTTCATCTTCGAACGCGTCCAACTCTACACGTACGACATAATCCATGAGAAGCTGGGCTTCAAGATTTTCTGGGGCGGCATCATGGTCTACGGTTGGCTCTATATTCTGCCGCTGTGGGGCATAGCCGCGCTGCCGCATCCCGGTTTTTCAACGACGGGGACGATTGTGTGGCTAATTGCATCGGTTGCGCTGTTCTTCCTCGGCTGGACGATTACGCGCGGCGCCAACCTGCAGAAGTACACCTTCAAGCGCTGGCCCGACCGCAAGTTTCTGGGGATCATCGAGCCGACGTACATCGAGGCCGGCGATCGCAAGATCCTGACCAGCGGTTTCTGGCGCCCCGCCCGCCACTTCAACTACCTGGGCGAAGGGATCCTCTCCTTTTCATACGGCTTGGCGTTCGGCTACTTCACCAATCCCTGGGCATGGACGTACTTCGTATTCATCGTCACTATCTTCACCCTGCGGCAACGCGAAGATGAAGAAGCGTGCGAAGCGAAGTACGGCCCCGAGAAGTGGGCGGAGTACCAGGAGCGAGTGAAGTACCGCATCATCCCCGGAATCTATTAG